A stretch of Ligilactobacillus faecis DNA encodes these proteins:
- a CDS encoding glycosyltransferase family 2 protein yields MKKISVIVPVYNVSAYLPRCLESLVAQTLTEYEVILVNDGSTDASGEICQTYADKYPALIQYYEKENGGLSDARNYGLPYATGQYILFIDSDDYVEPEMLARMYAKSQAGQKKIVECNFFWEYETKKRADIIKSYASLKDYLVKGRVVAWNKLYLRDWLLATKVKFPVGLLYEDQEFFFKLVTYLTDITEVALDPVCEVHYIQRGDSISYRETTRVQEIFTIYADILSFYEQRGCLAKYRSELEYRFSRNLLGNVLVRKVLKIKDKALRRQLLDQIKQTLRHDFPNYKHNPYLKTRSKVNLYLRVVDPLLFKLFYII; encoded by the coding sequence ATGAAAAAGATCAGTGTCATTGTACCTGTTTATAATGTTTCAGCTTATTTACCCCGTTGCTTAGAAAGTTTAGTGGCACAAACTTTGACAGAATATGAAGTGATCTTAGTTAATGACGGTAGCACCGATGCTTCAGGTGAGATCTGTCAAACATATGCTGACAAATATCCAGCGTTGATCCAATATTATGAAAAGGAAAATGGTGGTTTGTCAGACGCTAGAAATTACGGTTTACCTTATGCTACTGGACAATATATTTTGTTTATCGATTCAGATGACTATGTTGAACCTGAAATGTTAGCGCGAATGTACGCTAAAAGTCAAGCCGGGCAAAAAAAGATCGTTGAGTGTAATTTTTTTTGGGAATATGAGACAAAGAAACGAGCTGATATCATTAAAAGTTATGCCTCACTCAAAGATTATTTAGTTAAAGGACGCGTTGTAGCCTGGAACAAACTTTATTTACGTGACTGGCTCTTAGCAACAAAAGTCAAATTTCCAGTTGGCCTCTTATATGAAGACCAAGAGTTTTTCTTTAAGTTAGTGACTTATTTGACAGATATTACAGAAGTTGCGCTCGATCCAGTCTGTGAAGTCCATTATATCCAGCGAGGAGATTCGATCTCGTATCGAGAAACGACACGAGTTCAAGAGATCTTTACGATCTATGCCGATATTTTGTCTTTTTATGAGCAACGAGGGTGTTTAGCAAAATATCGATCTGAATTGGAGTATCGTTTTAGCCGAAATTTATTAGGCAATGTTTTAGTACGTAAAGTTTTAAAGATCAAGGATAAAGCTTTACGCCGTCAACTTCTTGATCAGATCAAGCAAACTTTACGGCATGATTTTCCTAATTATAAACACAATCCGTACTTAAAAACGCGTAGTAAAGTCAATTTATATTTGCGGGTCGTTGATCCGCTGTTGTTTAAGTTATTTTATATTATCTGA
- a CDS encoding deoxyribonuclease IV produces MLIGSHVGMKGKEMLLGAAKEAASYQASTFMIYTGAPQNTRRKAIAELNIPAGKEYMAEHGLSQIVVHAPYIVNLANTKKPGNFDFAVQFLREEVERAEALGATQMTLHPGAHVGLGADEGIKNIARGLNEVIKPDQKIQIALETMAGKGTEVGRSFEELAQIIELVEHDDKVSVTFDTCHTNDAGYDIKNDFDGVLAEFDKIIGLERLQVIHLNDSQNERGSHKDRHANLGFGTIGFAALERVAQKEEFKEIAKILETPYVGPDKNDRYAPYAYELAMLRAGEFDPDLLDKVYATKGKLS; encoded by the coding sequence ATGTTGATCGGTTCACATGTAGGGATGAAAGGTAAAGAGATGCTACTTGGTGCTGCTAAAGAGGCGGCAAGCTATCAAGCATCGACATTTATGATCTATACTGGCGCTCCCCAAAATACGCGAAGAAAGGCGATCGCAGAGTTAAATATCCCAGCTGGCAAAGAATATATGGCAGAGCATGGCTTAAGTCAGATCGTTGTGCATGCACCGTATATCGTCAATTTAGCTAATACAAAAAAACCAGGAAATTTTGATTTTGCCGTCCAATTTTTAAGAGAAGAAGTTGAACGTGCTGAAGCTTTAGGAGCAACGCAAATGACACTTCATCCTGGAGCGCATGTAGGTCTAGGTGCTGATGAAGGGATCAAAAATATCGCACGGGGCTTAAATGAAGTGATCAAACCAGACCAAAAGATCCAGATCGCTTTAGAAACGATGGCTGGCAAGGGGACTGAAGTCGGGCGTAGTTTTGAAGAATTAGCACAGATCATCGAATTAGTCGAACATGACGATAAAGTTTCGGTAACTTTTGATACATGCCATACAAATGACGCTGGTTATGATATCAAAAATGATTTTGATGGTGTGCTAGCTGAATTTGATAAGATCATTGGCTTAGAAAGATTGCAAGTGATCCATTTGAACGATTCCCAAAATGAGCGGGGAAGTCATAAAGATCGGCATGCTAATCTAGGGTTTGGGACGATCGGTTTTGCTGCCCTTGAAAGGGTCGCGCAAAAAGAAGAATTCAAAGAGATCGCTAAGATCCTTGAAACGCCGTATGTTGGTCCAGATAAAAATGATCGTTATGCACCATATGCTTATGAGCTAGCTATGTTACGGGCAGGCGAATTTGATCCTGATCTGCTAGATAAAGTTTATGCGACTAAAGGGAAATTAAGTTAA
- the recO gene encoding DNA repair protein RecO, whose protein sequence is MVVKQGAEFYGIVVSRRDYRERDMLVQILTDKYGFKTFFVRGVRKRGFKLGAAILPFTHGTYLGTINDAGLSFITATREIQQYLALTQDIELNAYAAYLLSLAQKALSERQLVFGGWFLKLRQALELIDAHFDPAIITNIIEIQLMTEFGVRPHLEDCVVCQRSDGPFDYSENYGGLLCQKHFHLDPHRLHLDQRTIYYLRLFSVVDLSKLSSIKVRPETKTMLRKTLDEIYQSQVGIYVPAKKFLDQMADWDLGKNKP, encoded by the coding sequence ATGGTAGTTAAGCAAGGCGCAGAATTTTATGGGATCGTTGTTTCACGGCGTGATTACCGCGAGCGTGACATGTTGGTCCAGATCTTAACAGATAAATATGGCTTCAAAACTTTTTTTGTCCGTGGTGTCAGAAAACGAGGTTTTAAATTAGGGGCTGCGATCTTACCATTTACTCATGGGACCTATTTGGGCACGATCAATGACGCTGGGCTCTCTTTTATCACTGCGACACGTGAGATACAGCAATACTTAGCCCTCACGCAAGATATCGAATTGAATGCTTATGCAGCGTATCTACTGAGCTTAGCCCAAAAAGCTCTTAGTGAAAGACAGCTCGTTTTTGGTGGGTGGTTTTTAAAATTGCGACAAGCTTTAGAATTGATCGATGCGCACTTTGATCCTGCGATCATCACTAATATCATCGAGATCCAACTGATGACAGAATTTGGAGTGCGTCCACATTTAGAAGATTGTGTGGTCTGCCAACGTTCAGATGGACCCTTTGATTATTCAGAAAACTATGGTGGACTCTTATGCCAAAAACATTTTCATTTGGATCCGCACCGTTTACATTTAGATCAAAGGACAATCTACTACTTGCGTTTGTTTTCAGTCGTTGATTTGAGTAAGTTGAGCTCGATCAAAGTCAGACCCGAAACAAAAACGATGTTACGTAAAACACTTGATGAGATCTATCAAAGTCAAGTAGGGATCTATGTTCCGGCTAAAAAATTTTTAGATCAAATGGCTGATTGGGACCTTGGAAAAAATAAACCTTGA
- the era gene encoding GTPase Era: MKENFHSGFVAIVGRPNVGKSTFLNNVVGQKIAIMSDKAQTTRNKIQGIYTTDEAQIVFIDTPGIHKPHSRLGDFMVQSALSTLNEVDAVLFMVNAEQKRGRGDDFIIERLKKVKKPIYLVINKIDKIHPDHLLEVMDDYRETLDYKEVFPISALNGNNCAELVQDLVKDLPEGPQYYPEDQVTDHPERFIIGELIREKVLQLTREEIPHSVAVVVDRIKREDDEKVLIQATIVVERASQKGIIIGKGGKMLKEIGTRARKEIEFMLGDKVFLELWVKVQPNWKDRQVDLKAFGYRQDDY; encoded by the coding sequence TTGAAGGAAAATTTTCATTCAGGTTTCGTAGCGATCGTTGGACGTCCTAATGTTGGTAAATCAACATTTTTAAATAATGTTGTTGGTCAAAAGATCGCGATCATGAGCGATAAAGCACAAACGACAAGAAATAAGATCCAAGGTATCTATACAACAGATGAAGCTCAGATCGTCTTCATCGATACTCCAGGGATCCATAAACCACATAGTCGTTTAGGTGATTTCATGGTCCAATCTGCACTTTCGACTTTAAATGAAGTTGATGCAGTGCTTTTTATGGTCAATGCCGAACAAAAGCGTGGACGGGGTGATGACTTTATCATCGAACGCTTGAAAAAAGTCAAAAAACCGATCTATTTAGTGATCAATAAGATCGATAAGATCCACCCTGATCATCTTTTAGAAGTTATGGATGATTATCGTGAGACGCTCGACTATAAAGAAGTTTTTCCGATCTCAGCGTTAAATGGAAATAACTGTGCCGAACTTGTCCAAGATCTAGTCAAAGATCTGCCAGAAGGGCCACAATACTATCCAGAAGATCAAGTGACTGATCACCCTGAACGTTTTATCATTGGAGAATTGATCCGCGAAAAAGTCTTACAACTAACACGCGAAGAGATCCCACATTCAGTCGCTGTTGTTGTTGATCGGATCAAACGTGAAGATGATGAAAAAGTTTTGATCCAAGCAACGATCGTTGTTGAACGTGCTAGTCAAAAAGGGATCATCATTGGTAAAGGTGGTAAAATGCTAAAAGAGATCGGTACGCGAGCGCGCAAAGAGATCGAGTTTATGCTAGGTGATAAAGTCTTTTTAGAACTTTGGGTCAAGGTCCAACCAAATTGGAAAGATCGTCAAGTTGACCTCAAAGCGTTTGGTTATCGTCAAGATGATTATTAA
- a CDS encoding pyruvate, water dikinase regulatory protein gives MSNKANIYAISDSLGETSYALAQAAAVQFPQTDFKIQRFPLIKTVSILTGILNRAKREDATIFHTFVDPELSNFANNFCKDNGLIVIDALSQALTELSQKTGQKPLQKAGINHNTDKEYFNRIEALEFAVTYDDGKDPAGFLKADLVLLGISRTSKTPLSLFLANRGYKVANLPLVPKAQIPQEIYKVDPNKIFGLTNDPEILNGIRRERMISYGLDPDTHYSNIDNIESELRFANELYKKLGCPVINVAHKSIEETATIITESLDNNAKK, from the coding sequence ATGTCAAATAAGGCCAATATTTATGCTATCTCAGATTCATTAGGGGAAACAAGTTATGCACTTGCTCAAGCAGCCGCCGTCCAATTCCCACAAACCGATTTTAAGATCCAACGTTTTCCATTGATCAAGACAGTCTCGATCTTGACTGGGATCTTAAATCGTGCTAAGCGTGAAGATGCTACGATCTTTCATACTTTTGTCGATCCCGAGTTATCAAATTTTGCGAATAATTTTTGTAAAGATAACGGACTGATCGTGATCGATGCTTTGAGCCAAGCTCTGACTGAGCTTTCGCAAAAAACAGGGCAAAAACCACTGCAAAAAGCCGGGATCAATCACAATACTGACAAAGAATATTTCAATCGGATCGAAGCTTTAGAATTCGCTGTCACATACGACGATGGTAAAGACCCAGCCGGCTTCTTAAAAGCTGACCTAGTTTTATTAGGGATCTCGCGTACTTCTAAGACGCCACTTTCGCTTTTCCTAGCTAACCGCGGTTACAAAGTCGCTAATTTACCACTCGTTCCTAAAGCTCAGATCCCACAAGAGATCTATAAAGTCGATCCAAATAAGATCTTTGGACTAACAAATGATCCTGAGATCTTGAACGGTATCAGACGTGAACGCATGATCTCTTACGGACTTGATCCAGATACACACTACTCAAATATCGATAACATCGAAAGCGAGTTACGCTTTGCCAATGAACTTTATAAAAAACTAGGTTGTCCAGTGATCAACGTTGCACACAAATCGATCGAAGAAACAGCAACGATCATCACCGAAAGTTTAGACAATAACGCCAAAAAATAA
- the glyQ gene encoding glycine--tRNA ligase subunit alpha: MADKLAMQDIILTLQQFWARQGCMLMQAYDTEKGAGTMSPYTFLRAIGPEPWNVAYVEPSRRPADGRYGENPNRLYQHHQFQVIMKPSPENIQELYLDSLRALGIDPLEHDIRFVEDNWENPSMGCAGVGWEVWLDGMEITQFTYFQQVGGLEVKPVAVEVTYGLERLSSYIQDVNSVFELEWADGVKYGDIFKEPEYEHSKYSFEESDQEMLLTLFDTYEAEAKKQIEKGLVHPAYDYILKCSHTFNLLDARGAVSVTERAGYLSRIRNMARSVARAFVAERKKLGYPLLKDEKLRQKLLEEEK, translated from the coding sequence ATGGCAGATAAATTAGCGATGCAAGATATCATTTTGACGTTACAACAATTTTGGGCACGTCAAGGTTGTATGTTGATGCAAGCATATGACACAGAAAAAGGGGCCGGAACGATGAGCCCATATACATTTCTACGGGCGATCGGGCCTGAACCATGGAATGTAGCTTATGTTGAACCTTCCAGACGTCCTGCTGATGGTCGTTATGGCGAAAATCCCAACCGCTTATACCAGCATCATCAATTCCAAGTGATCATGAAACCTTCGCCAGAAAATATCCAAGAACTTTATTTAGATAGTTTACGTGCTTTAGGGATCGATCCGCTAGAACATGATATTCGCTTTGTTGAAGATAACTGGGAAAACCCTTCGATGGGGTGTGCTGGTGTTGGCTGGGAAGTTTGGCTCGATGGAATGGAGATCACCCAGTTCACGTATTTCCAACAAGTTGGTGGCCTTGAAGTCAAACCGGTTGCAGTTGAAGTAACTTATGGACTTGAGCGCCTTTCTTCGTATATCCAAGATGTTAATTCAGTTTTTGAACTTGAATGGGCTGATGGTGTAAAATATGGCGATATTTTCAAAGAACCTGAGTACGAACATTCTAAATATTCCTTTGAGGAAAGTGATCAAGAAATGTTACTTACGCTCTTTGATACGTATGAAGCAGAAGCTAAAAAACAGATCGAAAAAGGACTTGTCCATCCAGCGTATGATTATATTTTAAAATGCAGCCATACATTTAATTTATTAGATGCTCGCGGGGCTGTTTCAGTGACAGAACGTGCTGGCTATCTTTCACGGATCCGTAACATGGCACGTTCAGTAGCACGTGCATTTGTGGCCGAACGTAAAAAATTAGGCTATCCATTGTTGAAAGATGAAAAATTACGTCAAAAACTGCTAGAGGAGGAAAAATAA
- the glyS gene encoding glycine--tRNA ligase subunit beta — protein MAHTFLLEIGLEEIPAHVVTPSSQQLVQKVKNFLEAERLSFEEIKAYSTPRRLAIKVFGLADKQADIEEEAKGPAKKIALDAEGNWSKAAQGFSRGQGCTPDDIFFKELKGVEYAYVKKFIPGRLAKEVLADLKAVVMDLKFPTMMRWADNDFEYVRPIKWLVALLDDEVISFNVLDVETGRTTKGHRFLGETVTLAHADEYPASLESQEVIADAKKREALIVSQIEALAKANDWDIKVDPDLLEEVNNLVEYPTVFAGSFAAKYLAIPDEVLITSMKDHQRFFYVTDKDGKLLPNFVSVRNGDQEYLENVIAGNEKVLTARLEDAEFFYAEDQKQTIADYVERLKKVMFHDKIGTIYEKMERVSLIAEFLGEKLGLSETELADLKRASQIYKFDLVTGMVGEFAELQGVMGEIYARLQGENDAVATAMREEYMPISAEGKLPKTDVGAVLSVADKLDSIQAFFSAGMLPSGSNDPYALRRQALGIVRIAFAKDWALSAPLLRAAIEYAFEKRPDLYKNIAPVKNETPLRDFMIDRVHQLLNDEVRRDILETVIANKENPFVAERKAAQTLADHIEDETFKETIEALTRVGRLAAKMDKEQKGEVDPALFEDEAEQQLHQAVETVAKEFATADLEEKFMALQTLRGPISQYFEKIMVMAEDEKIRANRLRELAKIADLTAVFGELDNLNIK, from the coding sequence ATGGCACATACATTTTTATTAGAGATCGGACTTGAGGAGATCCCTGCGCATGTTGTGACACCTAGCAGTCAACAACTAGTTCAAAAAGTCAAAAACTTTTTAGAAGCTGAACGTTTGAGTTTTGAAGAGATCAAAGCTTATTCGACTCCAAGAAGATTAGCGATCAAAGTGTTCGGTCTTGCAGACAAACAAGCCGATATCGAAGAGGAAGCTAAAGGTCCAGCTAAAAAGATCGCGCTTGATGCAGAAGGCAATTGGTCCAAAGCTGCGCAAGGATTTTCGCGTGGTCAAGGCTGTACGCCAGATGACATCTTTTTTAAGGAATTAAAAGGAGTCGAATATGCATATGTTAAGAAATTTATTCCTGGCCGTCTAGCTAAGGAAGTTTTAGCTGACTTAAAAGCTGTCGTGATGGATCTTAAATTTCCAACGATGATGCGTTGGGCGGATAATGACTTTGAGTATGTGCGTCCGATCAAGTGGCTCGTTGCTTTACTTGATGATGAAGTCATCTCCTTTAACGTTTTGGACGTTGAAACTGGGCGAACGACAAAAGGACACCGTTTCTTAGGTGAAACAGTAACATTAGCACATGCAGACGAATACCCAGCTAGCTTAGAAAGTCAAGAGGTCATTGCTGATGCTAAAAAGCGTGAAGCACTGATCGTTTCACAGATCGAAGCATTAGCTAAAGCAAATGATTGGGATATCAAAGTTGATCCTGATCTATTAGAGGAAGTAAATAATTTAGTTGAATATCCAACGGTCTTTGCAGGTTCATTTGCAGCTAAATATTTAGCGATCCCAGATGAAGTTTTGATCACTTCGATGAAAGATCATCAACGTTTCTTTTACGTTACTGACAAAGATGGTAAGCTCTTACCAAACTTTGTTTCTGTCCGCAATGGTGACCAAGAATATTTAGAAAATGTGATCGCTGGAAATGAGAAAGTCTTGACTGCTCGCCTAGAAGATGCTGAGTTCTTCTATGCAGAAGATCAAAAACAAACGATCGCTGACTATGTTGAGCGTTTGAAGAAAGTTATGTTTCATGATAAGATCGGCACGATCTACGAAAAGATGGAACGTGTTAGTTTGATCGCAGAATTTCTTGGTGAAAAGTTAGGCTTAAGTGAAACAGAGTTGGCAGATTTAAAACGTGCTAGTCAGATCTATAAATTTGACCTCGTAACAGGGATGGTCGGTGAATTTGCCGAACTTCAAGGTGTAATGGGTGAGATCTATGCGCGCTTGCAAGGTGAAAATGATGCTGTTGCTACTGCGATGCGTGAAGAATATATGCCGATCAGTGCTGAAGGAAAATTACCAAAGACTGATGTAGGCGCTGTTTTATCAGTTGCAGACAAACTAGATAGCATCCAAGCTTTCTTTAGTGCAGGAATGTTGCCAAGTGGCTCCAATGATCCGTATGCACTTCGACGCCAAGCACTAGGGATAGTGCGGATCGCTTTTGCAAAAGATTGGGCGCTATCGGCGCCATTATTGCGCGCGGCGATTGAGTATGCGTTTGAAAAACGCCCTGATCTTTATAAAAATATCGCACCAGTCAAAAATGAAACACCATTGCGTGACTTTATGATCGATCGAGTTCATCAGTTGTTGAACGATGAAGTTCGGCGTGACATTTTGGAAACAGTTATCGCAAATAAGGAAAATCCTTTTGTAGCTGAAAGAAAAGCTGCGCAAACATTGGCCGATCATATTGAAGATGAAACTTTCAAAGAAACGATCGAGGCTTTGACTAGGGTAGGGCGTTTAGCAGCAAAAATGGATAAAGAGCAAAAAGGTGAAGTTGATCCAGCCTTGTTTGAAGACGAAGCTGAACAACAGCTACATCAAGCTGTTGAAACGGTTGCAAAAGAATTTGCGACAGCAGACCTTGAAGAAAAATTCATGGCTTTGCAGACCTTACGTGGACCGATCAGTCAATATTTTGAAAAGATCATGGTCATGGCTGAGGACGAAAAGATCAG
- the ybeY gene encoding rRNA maturation RNase YbeY, translating to MDLEVYDNTKQAPEAWLELIKDILNYAGAYIDLPENTEMSVTLMDDEEIHQINKKYRGVDKPTDVISFAIEEEDPEELPIIMPDDPEFELPKNIGDIMVSLDKVAEQAEYLGHSKERELGFLVVHGFLHLNGYDHMKAEDEQEMFGLQREILDAYGLKR from the coding sequence ATGGATTTGGAAGTTTACGACAATACTAAGCAAGCGCCTGAGGCATGGCTTGAATTGATCAAAGATATTTTAAATTATGCTGGTGCTTACATTGATCTGCCTGAAAATACAGAAATGTCGGTCACTTTGATGGATGATGAAGAGATCCATCAGATCAATAAAAAATATCGTGGCGTTGATAAACCGACAGATGTGATCAGTTTTGCGATCGAAGAAGAAGATCCTGAAGAACTCCCGATCATCATGCCAGATGATCCAGAATTTGAATTACCTAAAAATATCGGTGATATCATGGTCTCTTTAGACAAAGTTGCTGAACAAGCTGAGTATTTAGGGCATTCAAAAGAACGTGAGTTAGGTTTTTTAGTTGTTCATGGTTTTTTACATCTCAACGGCTACGACCACATGAAAGCAGAAGATGAACAGGAGATGTTTGGTCTGCAACGTGAGATCTTAGATGCGTATGGGCTTAAGAGATAA
- the rpsU gene encoding 30S ribosomal protein S21, with product MSKTVVRKNESLDDALRRFKRSVSKTGTLQEYRKREFYEKPSVKRKKKSEAARKRKNKRRF from the coding sequence ATGTCAAAGACAGTCGTTCGTAAAAACGAATCTCTTGATGACGCTCTTCGTCGCTTCAAACGTTCCGTTTCAAAAACAGGTACTTTGCAAGAATATCGGAAACGTGAATTCTACGAGAAGCCAAGTGTAAAACGTAAGAAAAAATCCGAAGCAGCAAGAAAGCGCAAAAATAAGCGTCGTTTCTAG
- a CDS encoding glycosyltransferase family 32 protein — translation MIEKKIHYCWFGDKPLPKEYQDYIAGWKRLCPDYEVIEWNEKNYDVTKVPYMAQAAKAGKWSFVSDYLGFDVVYEYGGIYLDTDVELVRSLDPVLDNEAFFAIEENEAGLEVAPGLGFGARAKHPLLKKLRDMYLDVDFITPDGSLNMLAVPVYTTKELEKLGYERKNELQKLDDVVIYPTKYFAPMDFLTGEIVITEQTLSIHHYSALWQSQTNLKHIQTIRKINRTFGKKFGMKINLGFRAYWALERRAKKLIGRDEQ, via the coding sequence ATGATCGAAAAAAAGATCCATTATTGTTGGTTTGGTGATAAACCACTCCCTAAAGAATATCAAGATTATATCGCAGGATGGAAAAGACTTTGTCCTGATTATGAAGTCATTGAATGGAATGAAAAAAATTACGATGTGACAAAAGTCCCGTATATGGCGCAAGCAGCCAAAGCAGGAAAATGGAGTTTTGTCTCTGATTACTTAGGTTTTGATGTTGTTTATGAGTATGGGGGGATCTATTTAGATACTGATGTTGAATTAGTTCGTTCTCTAGATCCAGTTTTAGATAATGAAGCTTTCTTTGCGATCGAAGAAAATGAGGCTGGTCTAGAAGTTGCTCCTGGGCTAGGTTTTGGGGCAAGAGCTAAACATCCACTGTTGAAAAAGTTGCGCGATATGTACTTAGATGTCGATTTTATCACTCCAGATGGTAGTTTGAATATGCTTGCCGTCCCAGTTTATACGACAAAAGAATTAGAAAAGCTTGGGTATGAACGTAAAAATGAGTTACAAAAGTTAGATGATGTCGTTATTTATCCAACAAAATATTTTGCACCAATGGATTTTTTGACAGGAGAGATCGTGATCACAGAACAAACTTTGAGCATTCACCATTATAGTGCTTTGTGGCAAAGTCAAACGAATTTAAAACATATCCAAACGATCAGAAAGATCAACCGAACTTTTGGAAAAAAATTCGGAATGAAGATCAATTTAGGTTTTCGGGCATACTGGGCACTTGAAAGGCGGGCTAAAAAATTGATAGGTAGGGATGAACAATGA
- a CDS encoding GatB/YqeY domain-containing protein: MSLLDSLQKDMVAAMKAKDKDRLGTVRMLKAAVTNEQINVGHDLTSDEEISVLSRELKQRKDSLEEFKAAGRSEAVQKLEEEIKVVESYLPKQLSADEVKTVVEETIEQVKATSKADFGKVMGAVMPKLKGKADGKLVNSTVMSLLNK; the protein is encoded by the coding sequence ATGAGTTTGTTAGATTCATTACAAAAAGACATGGTAGCTGCGATGAAAGCTAAGGACAAAGACCGTTTAGGCACTGTTCGAATGCTTAAAGCTGCAGTTACTAATGAGCAGATCAACGTTGGACATGACCTGACCTCTGATGAAGAGATCAGCGTGTTATCTCGTGAGTTGAAGCAACGGAAGGATTCTTTAGAAGAATTCAAAGCTGCCGGACGTAGCGAAGCTGTCCAAAAACTCGAAGAAGAAATCAAGGTTGTTGAAAGCTATTTGCCAAAACAACTCAGTGCTGATGAAGTAAAGACCGTAGTTGAAGAAACGATCGAACAGGTCAAAGCGACATCAAAAGCTGACTTCGGTAAGGTAATGGGGGCAGTGATGCCAAAATTAAAAGGTAAAGCTGACGGTAAACTCGTCAACTCTACTGTAATGTCATTGCTTAACAAGTAA
- a CDS encoding diacylglycerol kinase family protein — MGLRDKRRQPVNGWKNRHFFQSLYFALVGLKTAYREERNLRFHVSAITLVVVMGFLLHVSIGEWLWLALCVFLVISSEVWNSAIENVVDLATNYKRHPLAKKAKDMAAAAVLLAAIFSLIVASLIFLPKIWHLFS; from the coding sequence ATGGGCTTAAGAGATAAAAGACGCCAACCAGTAAATGGTTGGAAGAATCGACATTTTTTTCAGTCGCTGTATTTTGCTCTCGTCGGTTTGAAAACTGCTTATCGGGAAGAAAGAAATCTGCGGTTTCATGTAAGTGCCATAACTTTGGTCGTAGTTATGGGTTTTTTGTTACATGTTTCGATCGGTGAGTGGCTGTGGTTAGCTTTGTGTGTTTTCTTAGTTATTTCAAGTGAAGTTTGGAATTCGGCGATCGAAAATGTTGTCGATCTAGCAACGAACTATAAGCGCCACCCCTTAGCAAAAAAGGCTAAAGACATGGCGGCTGCGGCTGTTTTATTAGCAGCTATCTTTTCGCTTATCGTAGCTTCACTGATCTTTTTGCCAAAAATATGGCATTTATTTAGTTGA
- a CDS encoding PhoH family protein, which yields MNEEKLIEKEYIVNDSQLQISLAGINDSHLKLLEEGLDVVLKPFGGVIKITGQAENVNDAYAILQELTALLRKNITISGPDIVSALKMAERGTLEYFKDLYTEELLKDRRGRVIRVKNYGQRQYVQEIKHKDLVFGIGPAGTGKTYLAVVMAVAALKRREVERLILTRPAVEAGESLGFLPGDLKEKVDPYLRPIYDALNSILGAEHVERLIERGVIEIAPLAYMRGRTLDNAFVILDEAQNTTRAQMKMFLTRLGFGSKMVVNGDRSQIDLPRGHQQSGLVDAEKILKGLPQIGFVNFDAADVVRHPVVSEIIKAYDAQNKQTENEE from the coding sequence TTGAACGAAGAAAAGTTGATCGAAAAAGAATATATCGTAAATGATTCACAGTTACAGATCTCACTTGCAGGGATCAATGATAGCCATCTTAAATTACTGGAAGAAGGTCTAGACGTTGTATTGAAGCCTTTTGGTGGTGTGATCAAGATCACAGGACAAGCAGAAAATGTTAATGATGCTTATGCGATCTTACAAGAATTGACCGCACTTTTACGTAAAAATATCACGATCAGCGGACCAGATATCGTTTCAGCCTTAAAGATGGCTGAACGAGGAACGTTAGAATATTTCAAAGATCTTTATACAGAAGAACTACTAAAAGATCGTCGGGGACGTGTGATCCGCGTCAAAAATTATGGACAAAGACAATATGTGCAAGAGATCAAACATAAAGATCTAGTTTTTGGGATCGGACCAGCCGGAACGGGGAAAACTTATTTAGCTGTCGTGATGGCGGTGGCTGCTTTAAAACGCCGAGAAGTCGAGCGCTTGATCTTGACTCGCCCAGCAGTTGAAGCGGGTGAATCACTAGGTTTTTTGCCTGGTGATCTCAAAGAAAAAGTCGACCCTTATTTACGTCCGATCTATGATGCGTTAAATTCGATCTTAGGGGCTGAACATGTTGAACGTTTGATCGAACGAGGTGTGATCGAGATCGCACCACTAGCTTATATGCGTGGAAGAACATTAGATAATGCATTTGTGATCTTAGATGAAGCTCAAAATACGACTAGGGCACAAATGAAAATGTTCTTGACGCGGCTTGGCTTTGGTTCGAAGATGGTCGTAAACGGTGACCGTTCGCAGATCGATCTGCCACGTGGACATCAACAAAGTGGGCTTGTCGATGCAGAGAAGATCTTAAAAGGGTTACCCCAGATCGGTTTTGTCAATTTTGATGCAGCTGATGTAGTTCGACATCCGGTCGTTTCTGAGATCATCAAAGCCTATGATGCACAAAATAAACAAACAGAAAATGAGGAATAA